In a genomic window of Occallatibacter riparius:
- a CDS encoding type IV secretion system protein produces the protein MVSVALLAQALPSASSGVDWLYQFTNNLTNLTTQNGGALTQLGLTELACISLFTLISMVVNWNTQTMTLRFHAQPIHAGDLVNFLVRLTVCCLLENYWVNPFPGATFGINHFFSYIAQAMVAAFDQNALDNLLQLLKTAGDNTAMPSLVAPVQILCYFVVQGLLGIASAILFVINCSAFILYGVTALFGPIFVPLLMTKTFRAKFFHFLDVLISFAMIRAVAAAFIFVWGGFMNGFIQQTFNGNYSIEMWLANLIPCIMVFVAFIVNMLFIPSMTQAIFGGAAGMAESITKVVGTASSLGMTAGGG, from the coding sequence ATGGTTTCCGTGGCTCTGTTAGCGCAAGCACTTCCGAGCGCGAGTTCCGGCGTCGACTGGCTCTATCAGTTCACCAACAATCTCACCAATCTGACGACGCAGAACGGTGGTGCGCTTACGCAGCTTGGGCTCACGGAACTGGCTTGCATCTCGCTCTTCACTCTCATCAGCATGGTCGTGAATTGGAATACCCAGACCATGACACTGCGTTTTCACGCACAGCCCATCCATGCGGGTGATTTGGTGAACTTCTTGGTTCGGCTCACCGTCTGCTGCCTGCTCGAAAATTATTGGGTGAATCCGTTCCCCGGTGCAACCTTCGGTATCAACCACTTCTTTTCATATATAGCTCAGGCAATGGTTGCGGCCTTCGATCAGAACGCGCTCGACAACTTGCTCCAGCTACTCAAGACCGCTGGTGACAATACCGCGATGCCGTCGCTCGTGGCCCCGGTGCAAATCCTTTGCTATTTCGTCGTGCAAGGGCTACTCGGCATCGCGTCCGCCATCCTATTTGTGATCAACTGCAGCGCGTTCATCCTCTATGGCGTGACGGCGCTATTCGGCCCGATCTTTGTTCCGTTGTTGATGACGAAGACTTTCCGCGCGAAGTTCTTTCACTTCCTCGATGTGCTAATCAGCTTTGCCATGATTCGTGCCGTAGCAGCCGCCTTCATCTTCGTATGGGGCGGGTTCATGAATGGCTTCATCCAGCAGACGTTCAATGGAAATTATTCGATCGAGATGTGGCTTGCCAACCTGATTCCGTGCATCATGGTATTCGTCGCCTTCATTGTGAACATGCTCTTTATCCCGAGCATGACGCAAGCGATCTTTGGTGGGGCGGCGGGAATGGCTGAAAGTATCACGAAAGTCGTCGGCACGGCGTCGTCCTTGGGGATGACAGCAGGAGGAGGCTAG
- a CDS encoding RepB family DNA primase: protein MQRVVRLEQALETRYMAWLSFQNQHGRNNIYIAANPLRPGSRKRTKECIALVRHLYLDIDEEGDARLAALRASELVPPPTSILSTSPSKYQVLWRVESFNFVQQERMLKLLAIAFGGDPACTDCNRVLRIPGFLNRKYDPAHGVTVEHPDDSIWTPDDFHLDAGVVNALLVAREISPSKSQSKHSNSENDWAWVSHELAHGKDAAKLTRELASRRSDKPNPLYYAQRTVDVASARLWLIEGIRFDDVITMLESRRRFEFPAALCSARAREIAATAEGMIARRKSA from the coding sequence ATGCAGCGTGTCGTGCGATTGGAGCAGGCTCTTGAAACCCGATACATGGCGTGGCTCTCATTTCAAAACCAACATGGTCGCAACAATATCTATATCGCTGCGAATCCACTTCGTCCTGGCAGCCGGAAGCGCACCAAAGAGTGCATCGCTTTAGTCCGGCATTTGTACCTCGATATCGACGAAGAAGGGGATGCTCGTCTCGCTGCACTCCGGGCTTCGGAGTTGGTTCCGCCGCCGACCTCCATTCTCTCAACATCGCCCAGCAAGTATCAGGTGCTCTGGCGCGTCGAAAGCTTTAACTTTGTGCAGCAGGAACGGATGCTCAAGTTGCTCGCTATCGCCTTCGGGGGCGATCCCGCTTGCACCGATTGCAACCGCGTCCTGCGTATCCCTGGCTTTCTGAACCGGAAGTATGATCCGGCCCACGGAGTCACGGTCGAACATCCCGACGATTCCATCTGGACTCCCGATGACTTCCATCTGGACGCAGGCGTAGTCAATGCGCTGCTTGTTGCGCGGGAGATTTCACCCAGCAAGTCTCAATCGAAACATAGCAATTCGGAGAACGATTGGGCGTGGGTTTCCCACGAGCTTGCCCATGGTAAAGACGCCGCGAAGCTGACCCGGGAGCTGGCTTCACGCCGCTCTGACAAACCCAATCCGCTGTACTATGCGCAGCGTACCGTGGATGTTGCTTCGGCCCGTCTTTGGCTAATAGAAGGCATCCGCTTCGACGACGTCATTACGATGCTCGAATCACGCCGTCGCTTCGAATTTCCCGCCGCACTTTGTTCCGCTCGTGCGCGGGAAATTGCGGCCACGGCAGAAGGCATGATCGCCCGTAGAAAGTCCGCTTGA
- a CDS encoding TrbG/VirB9 family P-type conjugative transfer protein, whose translation MRAPIITFIACGLAFAATAALASGPGTPDAKHLQPDAPRTITVSEADTPPVVRAGLLQSTLILLPAEEKVANVFAGDTVDWVFDGGHVASRFISIKPKIAGSTTDVHIVSDHGNEYTLQLREVSGDDDPHFDSKIFVAPGDKAAKDKLAEMPVFVPAAELDKVKQEAAVAQAAEAISLKAEKTQEEAYRSQYPASLHFDYAWDKSKGKNLGLQEIWRDDKFTYLRGQFQETPALYEVKDKKPSLINFDFSNGLYTVPKELDNGYLAIGKQKVEFHRTAEAR comes from the coding sequence ATGAGAGCACCGATCATTACCTTCATCGCCTGTGGACTTGCATTTGCTGCCACCGCCGCCCTTGCCTCTGGCCCCGGCACTCCCGATGCCAAGCACCTCCAGCCCGATGCGCCGCGCACCATTACCGTGTCCGAGGCGGATACGCCGCCTGTGGTCCGCGCCGGGCTTCTGCAATCGACACTCATCCTGCTCCCTGCCGAAGAGAAGGTAGCGAACGTTTTTGCCGGCGACACGGTGGATTGGGTGTTTGACGGCGGTCATGTCGCCAGTCGCTTCATTAGCATCAAGCCGAAAATCGCAGGTAGCACGACGGACGTTCATATCGTCTCTGACCACGGCAATGAATACACGCTCCAGTTGCGGGAAGTTTCCGGCGACGACGATCCTCACTTCGACTCCAAAATCTTTGTTGCGCCAGGAGACAAAGCCGCGAAGGACAAACTGGCCGAGATGCCTGTCTTCGTGCCTGCCGCTGAACTGGACAAAGTCAAGCAGGAGGCGGCAGTTGCGCAAGCGGCCGAGGCCATCTCGCTGAAAGCGGAAAAGACACAGGAAGAGGCATACCGCAGTCAGTATCCCGCCTCCCTCCACTTTGACTACGCGTGGGATAAATCGAAGGGTAAAAACCTTGGCTTGCAGGAGATATGGCGCGACGACAAGTTCACGTATCTACGCGGGCAGTTTCAGGAGACGCCCGCTCTGTACGAGGTGAAGGACAAAAAGCCGTCGCTGATCAACTTCGATTTCTCGAACGGCCTGTACACGGTTCCGAAGGAGTTGGACAACGGCTATCTCGCCATCGGCAAACAGAAGGTGGAGTTCCATCGCACCGCGGAAGCGAGGTAG
- a CDS encoding single-stranded DNA-binding protein → MYLNKVILMGFLGGDAVLRTGKSDKQFTTLSLATKESRKDKESGKYNERTEWHNLIVFGKLAEFAGKLKKGAHIQIEGKIQHSEYKGVKTDTIRVTSILKLDRAERVAAEEEFDESSEEDVAA, encoded by the coding sequence ATGTACCTGAACAAAGTAATCCTAATGGGCTTTCTCGGCGGCGATGCAGTTCTTCGCACCGGCAAAAGCGACAAGCAGTTCACCACACTCTCCCTTGCAACCAAGGAGTCCCGCAAGGACAAAGAGAGCGGCAAGTATAACGAGCGCACCGAATGGCATAACCTCATCGTCTTCGGCAAGCTGGCCGAGTTCGCTGGCAAGCTCAAGAAGGGCGCTCACATCCAGATCGAGGGAAAGATTCAGCATTCTGAATATAAGGGTGTGAAGACCGACACAATCCGGGTGACATCCATCCTCAAGCTAGACCGCGCAGAGCGGGTTGCCGCAGAGGAAGAGTTCGATGAAAGCTCCGAAGAGGACGTGGCCGCGTAG
- a CDS encoding VirB4 family type IV secretion system protein has product MTRANTEHAKFVPWFAKAGAACSIVPIARFIGPNIFAMKGGGYGCLFTLAGIDEESLTDQELESRMRSIEGALRALPEDSCLYQYTRVMSGYELPRQATYSNPVTQGFVDDRLDFLEKTAGFRRIDLHWCFTLEPSKLKAFERKPQETSVDNSRMLAELQKSATILEGHLGAMLGMRMLDKNSAFRFFSYLFNLEEWAAQSQLRDDTGIDRQIVGNPIAWHSDHLRVGKRYVQMFSLKTTPDASRPCLFSGLLTLDCDSVLCSTWRPKSTAAARHEIDAQEKFISFFKVGVLARVMSGRDVASLETGAAAKAANSSVDDLSLVIRELDKKALGEYSLRLLVASNSAEQLRATAPVVHRIFVDARAQVIEETLGNLCAFYAMFPGNGKFNVFPMWLSEEHHARLSSVFAPYIGHPHSEDLDSEYLNVFETRSRTPFFQDVYVDGVRVMLIIGPTGSGKSVIGNATVAFEQKYEGFTYIFDIGGSYESVVELYGGRVDRIGKDGPRVALFAQEPTESNIKFLYSFIKLLLTNGGAELEPEDDDVIHKAVQDIYLLDPENRRLSNLFLPKKLDRYLSKWVGRGVYSAIFDNVEDSLSLSRVQCFDFQGVNNVQNADLIEPLMVWLLHRINDVLYDPANLGVPKHILIEEIFSSMKNRQLLEGALASIKTARKNLGGVTLIGQSAEDLGKNADSIVNSCTSFMFLRDATFNRKRYAELFKMTEQQLALLESLRDREALYIRRDGLTKVVCFNLDARSYATFSTKPKDRVRRSKLITKYGLAEGITRFAQGESA; this is encoded by the coding sequence ATGACCCGCGCAAATACTGAGCACGCCAAATTCGTTCCGTGGTTCGCAAAGGCCGGAGCCGCGTGCAGCATCGTTCCGATTGCACGCTTCATTGGCCCGAATATCTTCGCGATGAAGGGCGGCGGCTACGGATGCCTGTTCACGCTCGCGGGCATCGACGAAGAGAGTCTGACCGATCAGGAACTCGAATCGCGGATGCGTTCGATTGAAGGCGCGTTGCGGGCACTCCCGGAAGATTCGTGCCTGTATCAGTACACCCGCGTGATGTCCGGGTATGAATTGCCCCGGCAAGCGACGTACAGCAATCCTGTCACGCAGGGATTCGTCGATGACCGTCTCGACTTTCTTGAGAAGACCGCAGGGTTCAGACGCATTGACCTTCACTGGTGTTTCACTCTGGAACCGTCCAAGCTGAAAGCCTTCGAGCGTAAGCCGCAAGAGACATCCGTCGACAATTCACGGATGCTTGCGGAGCTTCAGAAGTCGGCAACGATTCTGGAAGGGCATCTCGGCGCAATGCTAGGGATGCGGATGCTGGACAAGAACAGTGCATTTCGGTTCTTTTCCTATCTCTTCAATTTGGAAGAATGGGCGGCTCAGTCACAGCTCCGTGATGACACAGGGATAGACCGCCAGATCGTCGGCAATCCCATCGCCTGGCATAGCGACCATCTCCGCGTCGGGAAACGCTACGTGCAGATGTTCTCGCTCAAGACAACCCCGGACGCTTCCCGGCCCTGTCTCTTCTCCGGATTGCTGACGCTTGATTGCGACAGCGTGCTGTGCTCGACGTGGCGGCCGAAATCAACAGCCGCCGCGCGGCATGAGATCGACGCACAGGAGAAATTCATCTCTTTCTTCAAAGTCGGAGTCTTGGCGCGCGTGATGAGCGGGCGAGATGTGGCCTCCCTCGAAACCGGGGCCGCAGCAAAGGCCGCGAATAGCAGTGTCGATGACCTAAGCCTTGTCATTCGTGAGTTGGATAAGAAGGCACTGGGTGAATATTCCCTACGCCTCCTCGTGGCCTCCAACAGCGCGGAACAACTACGCGCTACCGCGCCCGTCGTGCATCGGATATTTGTCGATGCACGGGCGCAGGTGATCGAAGAGACGCTTGGCAACCTCTGTGCGTTTTATGCCATGTTCCCCGGCAATGGGAAATTCAATGTTTTTCCGATGTGGCTTTCCGAGGAACACCATGCCCGGCTGTCTTCGGTATTTGCGCCATATATCGGCCATCCGCACTCGGAAGATCTCGACTCCGAATATCTCAACGTCTTCGAGACACGCTCACGAACGCCATTCTTTCAGGACGTGTATGTGGACGGAGTGCGCGTCATGCTCATTATCGGGCCTACAGGTTCAGGCAAAAGCGTGATCGGCAATGCGACCGTTGCGTTTGAGCAGAAGTATGAGGGCTTCACCTACATCTTCGACATTGGAGGTAGCTACGAGAGCGTCGTCGAACTGTACGGCGGGCGCGTAGACCGCATCGGCAAAGATGGCCCGCGCGTTGCGCTTTTCGCTCAGGAACCGACCGAGAGCAACATCAAGTTCCTGTACAGCTTTATCAAGCTGCTTCTGACTAACGGCGGCGCAGAGCTGGAGCCGGAAGACGATGATGTGATTCACAAGGCCGTGCAGGATATCTACCTGCTCGACCCCGAGAATCGCCGCCTATCCAATCTCTTCTTGCCCAAGAAGCTCGACCGCTACCTGTCGAAATGGGTTGGAAGGGGCGTGTATAGCGCCATCTTCGACAACGTGGAAGACAGCCTCTCGCTTTCCCGCGTCCAGTGCTTTGACTTCCAGGGCGTGAACAACGTGCAGAATGCTGACCTCATTGAGCCGCTGATGGTGTGGCTGCTCCATCGCATTAACGATGTGCTGTACGATCCCGCGAACCTCGGGGTACCGAAGCACATTCTGATCGAGGAGATTTTCTCTTCAATGAAGAATCGCCAATTGCTCGAAGGTGCTCTCGCTTCTATCAAGACTGCACGCAAGAATCTTGGCGGCGTGACCCTGATAGGGCAGTCGGCGGAAGATCTTGGCAAGAACGCCGATTCCATTGTGAACTCCTGTACTTCCTTTATGTTTCTGAGAGACGCGACGTTCAACCGCAAGCGGTACGCCGAACTGTTCAAGATGACAGAACAGCAACTCGCTCTCTTAGAGAGCTTGCGAGACCGCGAAGCACTCTACATTCGTCGCGACGGGCTCACGAAGGTCGTTTGCTTCAATCTCGACGCACGCAGCTATGCGACGTTTTCCACGAAGCCAAAGGACCGGGTCCGCCGGTCGAAGTTGATCACCAAGTACGGACTCGCCGAGGGCATCACGAGGTTCGCCCAGGGCGAGTCTGCCTAA
- a CDS encoding VirB8/TrbF family protein, giving the protein MSTQTAVNEQPILTPEQSLLTDQIGNEVYASHYAERRAYRLILTCGTVLLCGSMWLNLSLARRPLVNRYIRIDEMGRAQAIQYSDLNYSPREGEIRTYITDWANYRYTIGRDTIAKKYPLNYYFLSGNLASQLMTDDNQNHLVSQVVGGQIEQSDVEVKNVTITSMSQETVQGALMARGTALLALDRLYSPSHSREPRTEHWMLSLTYYLNPKQVSDQAKIYPQYEFINPLGLTITEFHENRVSVDPIAPGASAPATTGSASTTAGALR; this is encoded by the coding sequence ATGTCCACCCAAACAGCAGTCAATGAGCAACCGATCTTGACGCCGGAGCAATCCTTGCTTACGGATCAGATTGGCAACGAGGTGTATGCCTCACATTATGCCGAACGAAGGGCCTATCGGCTGATCCTCACCTGCGGCACAGTTCTGCTTTGCGGCTCCATGTGGCTGAACTTATCCTTGGCCCGTCGCCCACTCGTAAACAGGTATATCCGCATCGACGAAATGGGCCGCGCCCAGGCCATCCAATACAGCGATTTGAACTACAGCCCGCGCGAGGGCGAGATTCGGACGTACATAACCGACTGGGCAAATTACCGCTACACGATTGGGCGCGATACCATAGCCAAGAAATACCCGCTCAACTACTACTTTCTGTCCGGGAACCTCGCCTCGCAGCTGATGACCGATGACAACCAGAATCATCTGGTCTCGCAGGTCGTGGGCGGCCAGATCGAGCAGAGTGATGTCGAGGTGAAGAACGTCACCATTACCTCGATGTCGCAGGAGACAGTGCAGGGTGCTTTGATGGCCCGGGGAACGGCGCTGCTGGCTCTGGATAGGCTCTACTCGCCAAGCCACTCGCGGGAGCCGAGAACGGAGCATTGGATGCTCAGTCTGACCTACTACCTGAATCCCAAACAGGTCAGCGATCAAGCCAAAATCTACCCGCAATATGAGTTCATAAACCCGCTGGGCCTTACGATTACAGAGTTCCACGAAAATCGCGTCTCGGTCGATCCGATTGCACCCGGCGCTTCGGCTCCGGCCACTACCGGGAGTGCTTCGACAACAGCAGGAGCACTGCGATGA
- a CDS encoding CpaF family protein, whose amino-acid sequence MSFELILPFFPDELRSLLLDTSISDLMINGTTGIYADRGGVIEKITLSTPYTNDRLQAAIERVARILGQDLTSQNPILNTRLPDGSRVAVVGSPSSINGPTFTVRKFNRWFTSDELIKSGSLPEQIRDTVIGFIAGRKNGIISGGTGSGKTTLMKALLDHVPLHERLIVIEQPAELKLTHPNAVRWEAVDAIPGQVAVTQSQLVAAAMRHRPDRIIMGEVRDECGYDLLQAMNTGHGGTLSTIHAKSAWDALNRLSDLALSARANLNHSFIRSETAEAIDFVLYCERDHAGRRRVRELIAVKGYSHAEQSFETEQLYLASSALAVA is encoded by the coding sequence ATGAGCTTTGAACTGATATTGCCGTTCTTTCCCGACGAACTGCGGTCACTCTTACTGGACACGTCCATCTCGGATTTGATGATTAACGGGACAACCGGCATCTATGCGGATCGTGGCGGCGTGATCGAAAAGATCACCCTCTCCACGCCCTATACAAACGACCGCTTGCAGGCCGCAATCGAACGTGTCGCCCGCATCCTTGGACAAGACCTCACCAGCCAGAATCCAATCCTCAATACACGGCTGCCCGACGGCTCCCGCGTAGCTGTTGTAGGGTCTCCATCTTCTATCAATGGACCGACGTTCACTGTCAGAAAATTCAATCGCTGGTTCACGTCCGATGAACTCATTAAGTCCGGCAGTCTTCCAGAGCAGATTCGTGACACCGTGATCGGCTTTATCGCAGGGCGAAAGAATGGCATTATCAGCGGCGGGACCGGTTCGGGTAAGACGACTCTGATGAAGGCTCTGCTTGATCATGTCCCTCTGCATGAACGGCTCATCGTTATCGAGCAACCGGCCGAGTTGAAGCTGACCCATCCAAACGCCGTCAGGTGGGAGGCGGTCGATGCGATTCCCGGCCAAGTTGCTGTGACTCAGAGCCAACTTGTAGCCGCTGCTATGCGCCATCGTCCCGACCGCATCATCATGGGCGAGGTCCGCGACGAGTGCGGCTATGACCTCCTACAAGCAATGAATACGGGACATGGTGGAACACTCTCCACGATTCACGCGAAGAGCGCATGGGACGCGCTGAATCGTCTTTCTGACCTTGCCCTGAGTGCCCGTGCCAATCTTAACCACTCATTCATCCGTTCCGAGACGGCAGAGGCTATCGACTTCGTCCTGTACTGCGAGCGCGATCATGCGGGCAGACGCAGGGTACGCGAGCTTATTGCCGTGAAGGGGTACAGCCACGCGGAACAATCCTTCGAGACAGAGCAACTCTATCTGGCTTCCTCTGCGCTAGCGGTGGCATGA
- a CDS encoding TrbI/VirB10 family protein: MPEPNQNVPLTIPEQPESKPPLRKSMPVVIALIVIIGLIGIANVSSLLSGNKKSAPTSALPMRPAAPNAQQVNSFESQQQLQAQRDAEARQHQQELNAALQQLQQTEGAPGPEAAGAPPMTTAQRSAIYGDSPNAPQRTSNMSQAQAEAKQKQLAKEKQQQDAINSDTVAIDFEHSSTSPATVEGAQGTAATAAGGPAPSKPVNAEAKTDNKGNAMSGYDFDAYDGRLYRIFEGTVLEGVVTNHIDGGFSGPIMVSLTTDLYSHDHQRLLLPQGTRLLGDVQSVGNVQQRKMFVTFHRAICPDGFSLEFAKYIGLDQIGTTGLATKVDHGYLQAFAAAAAIGGLGGLAQIGNGGSVLDPSVQIRNGISEQLAVEGEQVLNHFLNRLPIITLKEGSRARVYIGTDLLIPAYAEHRVDPTL, from the coding sequence ATGCCGGAGCCGAATCAAAACGTTCCCTTAACCATCCCTGAACAGCCGGAGTCGAAGCCTCCCCTGCGAAAGAGTATGCCGGTCGTTATCGCTCTGATCGTCATCATCGGGCTTATTGGCATCGCCAATGTCTCCAGTTTGTTGAGCGGCAACAAGAAGAGTGCTCCCACGAGTGCATTGCCCATGCGCCCGGCAGCACCGAACGCACAGCAGGTAAACAGCTTCGAGTCGCAGCAACAGTTGCAAGCGCAGCGCGATGCGGAGGCGCGGCAACATCAACAGGAACTTAACGCAGCGCTTCAACAGCTCCAGCAGACCGAAGGCGCGCCCGGTCCAGAAGCCGCGGGCGCACCACCGATGACAACCGCGCAGCGTTCGGCGATCTACGGCGACAGTCCCAATGCCCCACAGCGCACGTCGAATATGTCTCAGGCACAGGCTGAGGCCAAGCAGAAGCAGCTTGCAAAGGAAAAGCAGCAGCAGGATGCAATCAATAGTGACACCGTAGCGATTGACTTCGAGCACAGCAGCACGTCCCCGGCGACGGTGGAGGGCGCGCAAGGGACGGCTGCTACCGCAGCCGGCGGCCCGGCTCCTTCAAAGCCTGTCAACGCAGAGGCCAAGACGGACAACAAAGGCAACGCGATGTCCGGGTATGACTTCGATGCCTATGATGGCCGCCTGTACCGCATCTTCGAGGGAACGGTGCTTGAGGGTGTCGTGACCAATCACATTGATGGAGGTTTCAGCGGCCCCATCATGGTTTCGCTCACAACCGACCTCTACTCCCATGACCACCAGCGGCTTCTCTTGCCGCAAGGCACGCGCCTCCTGGGCGATGTGCAGAGCGTCGGCAACGTCCAACAGCGCAAGATGTTCGTGACCTTCCATCGCGCTATCTGCCCTGATGGATTTTCGCTGGAGTTCGCCAAGTACATCGGCCTCGATCAGATCGGGACGACCGGCCTTGCCACGAAGGTGGACCACGGTTATTTACAGGCGTTCGCCGCCGCCGCCGCTATTGGTGGATTAGGAGGCCTGGCACAGATCGGGAATGGTGGCAGCGTTCTTGACCCTTCGGTACAGATTCGGAACGGGATCTCCGAGCAGTTGGCCGTCGAAGGGGAGCAGGTGTTGAATCACTTCCTCAATCGCCTGCCAATCATCACGCTCAAGGAAGGTTCACGTGCTCGCGTTTACATCGGCACGGACTTGTTGATTCCTGCCTACGCGGAACATCGCGTCGATCCGACGTTATAG
- a CDS encoding type IV secretion system DNA-binding domain-containing protein — protein sequence MPKTIWGRKETIIWPQNKPIYTYAAIFGGIALTMLFVYGWLRFLTGPLQWFYAPVYVRTSFFGSFSRTHRSEYRMLFLTGYGLKPAPAMNKDVVHGSTLEPGGRGIPLALSSAALQLGNDLLFRGPVRSYQDARLHEYLKDAVYDGRELSALLKAPALCASGVFLLMLPFALTLDVKRQKALKYGRRLKGPERLTPQEFNKTVKGSGIGFKTDGMKEMIRIPAKAEAQHMQIIGDTGAGKSAMLFQVLRQVRGRGDSAIVYDPAREFVKRFYDPSRGDVILNPLDKRCPYWGPAEELRSRSEAKALAASLFQPPQDRKGEFFIESPQKIFAFLMAYGPTPDELVQWMSNPDEIDRRLKGTEHAHLIDPRAHQQRAGVLGSLGLVADSLRLLPKREEGNGAWTATEWAEKRQGWIFITSLPAEREALRPLQSLWIDWLVLRLLNEPTKDQKRVWFVIDELASLQKLPQLHTAITEGRKGRNPVVLGFQGKAQLEYLYGHLAEVMLSQPATSVWLTTKEPNAGEWVSKFIGKVEIERLRETHFDGTRAGRNFTIDRQVEPLVLESEISGLPDLHAFMKYQNYVTYFSFPYFNMPEVAEPFELRERRDDKLPYDPKAARGSRPESELKQEPETATPAPEPNELSTARSIQPELIAIPDTHEEHVAVQDGWSL from the coding sequence ATGCCAAAGACAATATGGGGCCGCAAAGAGACGATCATTTGGCCGCAGAACAAACCGATCTACACCTATGCCGCTATCTTCGGCGGAATCGCTCTGACGATGCTGTTTGTATATGGGTGGCTTCGCTTTCTCACGGGGCCTCTGCAGTGGTTTTACGCACCAGTCTATGTCCGCACTTCTTTCTTCGGCAGCTTCAGCCGGACACACAGAAGCGAGTACCGGATGCTCTTTCTCACTGGATATGGACTGAAGCCGGCGCCTGCGATGAACAAAGATGTCGTACATGGAAGTACGCTGGAGCCCGGTGGCCGCGGCATCCCTCTGGCGCTGTCTTCGGCGGCGCTTCAGCTTGGCAACGACTTGCTTTTCCGCGGACCGGTACGGAGCTACCAGGATGCCCGGCTCCATGAGTACCTGAAAGACGCCGTCTATGACGGACGGGAGCTCTCGGCGCTCTTGAAAGCGCCTGCCTTGTGCGCCTCTGGAGTCTTTCTCCTCATGCTGCCATTCGCTCTCACGCTTGATGTGAAGCGGCAGAAGGCTCTGAAGTATGGACGGCGTTTGAAGGGCCCGGAGCGACTGACGCCCCAGGAATTCAACAAGACTGTGAAGGGCAGCGGCATCGGCTTCAAGACCGACGGCATGAAAGAGATGATTCGGATTCCTGCCAAGGCCGAAGCTCAGCACATGCAGATCATCGGCGATACCGGGGCGGGTAAGTCAGCGATGCTTTTTCAGGTGCTCCGGCAAGTGCGGGGCCGGGGAGATTCCGCTATCGTCTATGACCCGGCACGCGAGTTCGTGAAACGGTTCTACGACCCATCGAGGGGTGACGTGATCCTAAATCCTCTCGACAAGCGCTGCCCTTATTGGGGCCCTGCCGAGGAGTTGCGCAGCCGTTCCGAAGCAAAGGCTCTGGCCGCGTCTCTCTTCCAGCCGCCGCAGGATCGGAAGGGCGAATTCTTCATCGAATCCCCGCAGAAGATCTTTGCTTTTCTGATGGCCTATGGGCCGACGCCGGACGAGCTTGTCCAGTGGATGTCGAACCCGGATGAGATCGACCGCAGACTCAAAGGAACCGAGCACGCCCATCTGATTGATCCACGAGCCCATCAGCAGCGTGCTGGTGTCCTCGGCTCTCTCGGCTTGGTCGCAGACAGCCTGCGATTGCTGCCGAAGAGAGAAGAGGGCAATGGCGCATGGACGGCAACGGAATGGGCGGAGAAGCGGCAGGGTTGGATCTTCATTACCTCGCTTCCAGCGGAGCGTGAAGCGTTGCGGCCTTTGCAGAGCTTGTGGATTGACTGGCTGGTTTTGCGATTGCTGAATGAACCCACCAAAGACCAGAAGCGGGTCTGGTTCGTCATTGATGAGCTGGCGAGTTTGCAGAAGTTGCCGCAGCTTCACACGGCGATTACCGAAGGGAGAAAGGGGCGCAACCCGGTCGTACTTGGCTTTCAGGGTAAGGCGCAACTGGAGTACTTGTATGGGCATTTGGCGGAAGTGATGCTGTCGCAACCCGCGACGAGCGTTTGGCTCACGACGAAGGAGCCGAATGCCGGAGAGTGGGTCTCGAAATTCATCGGTAAGGTCGAAATCGAGCGGCTGCGCGAGACGCACTTCGACGGCACAAGAGCAGGGCGCAATTTCACTATTGATAGACAGGTTGAGCCGCTGGTGTTGGAATCCGAAATCTCCGGCCTCCCCGACTTGCACGCATTTATGAAGTATCAGAACTATGTGACGTACTTCTCTTTTCCGTACTTCAATATGCCGGAGGTTGCGGAGCCCTTTGAGCTACGCGAACGCCGGGACGACAAGCTGCCATACGATCCCAAGGCAGCGCGCGGCAGCAGACCGGAGTCGGAATTGAAGCAGGAGCCGGAAACCGCTACGCCCGCACCTGAGCCAAATGAGCTTTCGACCGCGCGGTCAATTCAACCCGAACTCATAGCGATTCCCGATACCCATGAGGAACACGTCGCAGTTCAGGACGGATGGAGTCTCTAA